One window of the Deltaproteobacteria bacterium genome contains the following:
- a CDS encoding formate dehydrogenase subunit alpha: protein MSAARARIDGRELELVPGETLLDAAARLGIEIPTVCHLPGRPPDGGCRVCLVEVAGASRPLAACHTPVRDGMDVRTATPALERLRASVRALADAGRPSGPSELGHPYLRFDPSLCITCRRCLHVCEDVQGQFVYEVEGRGSRTRLIFGHDDRYATSPCTSCGACVEVCPTGALWDRDLERPAPRGELRTTRSTCGYCGVGCQVEIEADATGVRRIHGAALASVNRGHLCAKGRYAHGWRESPERLTQPLVRRDGRLVPIGWDEAIDFAARRLDEIHAAHGADSIAALTSSRSTNEAAYLLQKLFRSRFRSNNVDCCARVCHASTAQALRQATGTGAASACYDDIEQARLIVLVGANPTEAHPVIGARLLQAVRRGARLVVIDPRRTELASIADVFVQLRPGTNVPLLNALAKLLIESGRIDRGYLAARTEGFAELAAHVSRGDVADAATICAVPEPVIRAAAREIAQARTALFVSGLGTSELTQGTGSVLALANLALLTGSVGRPGAGLLPLRGQNNVQGNADMGGMPDLFTGYQPLDDPAVRARLQRLWGALPPTTPGKTVPEMLAAAHEGALRGLWIQGEDIAQSDPNQHHVEAALSRLEFLVIQEIFPSETQAFAHLVLPAAGVFEQDGTFTNAERRIQLVRAVASPPGSARPDWRVIIDVANALGCGWSYPTPADVMDEIARAAPRLWGGVSHSRLEPDGLQWPCPEPGHPGSKRLHVDGFARGRASLTPVDYAVSPEDRVEGFPYLLNTGRVLQQYNVGTMTRRTPNAELAPADELEIHPDDAAREKIADGDPVGIESRWGRLRARARVSTRVRPGMLFLSFHYPETHTNRVTGPWHDPVSHCPEYKVTSVRFV from the coding sequence GCCAGTCGGCCGCTCGCCGCCTGCCATACACCGGTTCGTGACGGAATGGACGTGCGCACCGCGACGCCCGCGCTCGAGCGCCTGCGCGCCAGCGTTCGCGCGCTCGCGGACGCAGGACGGCCGAGCGGCCCGAGCGAGCTCGGCCACCCGTACCTCCGCTTCGACCCATCGCTCTGCATCACCTGCCGCCGCTGTCTGCACGTCTGCGAGGACGTGCAGGGCCAGTTCGTCTACGAAGTCGAGGGGCGCGGCAGCCGCACGCGTCTGATCTTCGGCCACGACGACCGCTACGCGACGAGTCCGTGCACGTCCTGCGGCGCGTGCGTCGAGGTCTGCCCGACCGGCGCGCTCTGGGACCGCGACCTCGAGCGGCCGGCTCCGCGCGGCGAGCTTCGCACCACGCGCTCGACCTGCGGCTACTGCGGCGTGGGCTGCCAGGTCGAGATCGAGGCGGACGCGACCGGCGTGCGCCGGATCCACGGCGCGGCGCTCGCTTCCGTGAACCGCGGGCACCTGTGCGCGAAGGGCCGCTACGCGCACGGCTGGCGCGAGAGCCCGGAGCGGCTCACGCAGCCGCTCGTGCGCAGGGACGGGCGGCTGGTGCCGATCGGCTGGGACGAGGCGATCGATTTCGCCGCGCGCCGGCTCGACGAGATCCACGCCGCGCACGGCGCCGATTCGATCGCGGCGCTGACCTCTTCGCGCTCGACCAACGAGGCGGCCTATCTGCTGCAGAAGCTGTTCCGCAGCCGGTTCCGCAGCAACAACGTCGACTGCTGCGCGCGCGTCTGTCACGCGTCCACCGCGCAGGCGCTGCGCCAGGCGACCGGCACCGGCGCCGCGAGCGCCTGCTACGACGACATCGAGCAGGCGCGGCTGATCGTCCTGGTCGGCGCGAACCCCACCGAGGCGCATCCCGTGATCGGCGCCCGTCTGCTGCAGGCGGTGCGGCGCGGCGCGCGCCTGGTCGTGATCGACCCACGCCGCACGGAGCTCGCGTCGATCGCCGACGTCTTCGTGCAGCTTCGTCCGGGCACGAACGTGCCGCTGCTGAACGCGCTCGCGAAGCTTCTGATCGAGAGCGGACGGATCGACCGCGGCTACCTGGCCGCGCGCACGGAGGGATTCGCGGAGCTCGCGGCGCACGTCTCGCGCGGCGACGTCGCCGACGCTGCGACGATCTGCGCGGTTCCCGAGCCGGTGATCCGCGCCGCGGCGCGCGAGATCGCGCAAGCGCGAACCGCGCTCTTCGTCTCGGGCCTGGGCACCTCCGAGCTCACGCAGGGAACCGGCTCGGTGCTCGCGCTCGCCAACCTCGCGCTTCTGACCGGCAGCGTCGGCCGGCCGGGCGCGGGACTGCTGCCACTGCGCGGCCAGAACAACGTGCAGGGCAACGCCGACATGGGCGGCATGCCCGACCTCTTCACAGGCTATCAGCCGCTGGACGATCCGGCTGTCCGCGCGCGCCTGCAACGGCTCTGGGGCGCGCTTCCGCCGACGACGCCGGGAAAGACGGTGCCCGAGATGCTCGCGGCCGCGCACGAAGGCGCGCTTCGCGGCCTCTGGATCCAGGGCGAGGACATCGCGCAGAGCGATCCGAACCAGCACCACGTCGAGGCGGCGCTCTCGCGGCTCGAGTTCCTCGTGATCCAGGAGATCTTCCCGTCGGAGACGCAGGCGTTCGCGCACCTGGTTCTCCCCGCCGCGGGCGTCTTCGAGCAGGACGGGACCTTCACCAACGCCGAGCGGCGCATCCAGCTCGTGCGCGCCGTCGCATCTCCGCCAGGCTCGGCGCGGCCCGACTGGCGCGTCATCATCGATGTGGCGAACGCGCTCGGCTGCGGCTGGTCGTACCCGACACCGGCCGATGTCATGGACGAGATCGCGCGCGCTGCGCCACGCCTCTGGGGCGGCGTGTCCCATTCCCGTCTCGAGCCGGACGGGCTGCAGTGGCCGTGTCCGGAGCCGGGCCATCCCGGCTCGAAGCGACTGCACGTGGACGGCTTCGCCCGCGGACGCGCCTCGCTCACCCCGGTCGACTACGCGGTCAGCCCCGAGGACCGGGTCGAAGGCTTTCCATATCTGCTGAACACCGGGCGCGTCCTGCAGCAGTACAACGTCGGGACGATGACACGGCGGACGCCGAACGCGGAGCTCGCGCCGGCGGACGAGCTCGAGATCCACCCCGACGACGCCGCGCGGGAAAAAATCGCTGACGGCGATCCGGTCGGGATCGAGAGTCGCTGGGGCCGGCTTCGCGCGCGCGCGCGCGTCTCGACGCGGGTTCGTCCGGGCATGCTCTTCCTCTCGTTCCACTACCCGGAGACGCACACGAACCGCGTCACCGGCCCGTGGCACGATCCGGTTTCACACTGTCCCGAATACAAGGTAACCTCGGTCCGATTCGTCTGA
- a CDS encoding cytochrome c, with protein MRAGASLIVGAAVLGLALGALAQESPTAQRGQNLYEQFCMDCHGLKARGDGVLAEDLKVAPADLTTIALRRNGVFPDPEIREIIDGRRRVRAHGPLNMPLWGKEFGMSAASAGGPMEQGTRDRIDAVVVYLKSIQKK; from the coding sequence GTGAGAGCAGGTGCGAGCTTGATCGTCGGGGCAGCGGTACTCGGGCTGGCGCTGGGCGCACTTGCGCAGGAGTCACCCACCGCGCAGCGCGGTCAGAACCTCTACGAGCAGTTCTGCATGGACTGCCACGGCTTGAAGGCGCGCGGCGACGGCGTGCTCGCGGAGGACCTGAAGGTCGCGCCCGCGGACCTGACGACGATCGCGCTGCGGCGCAACGGCGTGTTCCCGGACCCGGAGATCCGCGAGATCATCGACGGTCGGCGCCGCGTGCGCGCGCACGGTCCGCTGAACATGCCGCTCTGGGGCAAGGAGTTCGGCATGAGCGCCGCGTCCGCGGGCGGCCCGATGGAGCAGGGGACCCGAGACCGGATCGATGCGGTCGTCGTGTACCTGAAGTCGATCCAGAAGAAGTGA
- a CDS encoding formate/nitrite transporter family protein translates to MADAHSPREIARKVEILGVAKTQSPTLSLLLLAVLAGAFVSLGALFFTVVVTGSGLGFGITRLIGGTSFSLGLILVVVAGAELFTGNNLLAMAWASGRIRARELVRSWLLVYAGNVIGCLGTVLLVLWADVASLGGGAVGETALEIARAKAGLSIGAAFARGILCNALVCLAVWLAMGGRSVADRILAILFPITAFVAMGFEHSIANWFFLPFALALDGQGSVSWIGVGRNLAAVSVGNVVGGTLLVAGVYWVAYLWSGAAPSERS, encoded by the coding sequence TTGGCCGATGCCCATTCCCCGCGCGAGATCGCGCGGAAGGTCGAGATCCTGGGGGTCGCGAAGACGCAGAGCCCCACGCTCTCGCTGCTGCTGCTGGCCGTCCTGGCCGGCGCCTTCGTCTCGCTCGGCGCGCTCTTCTTCACCGTCGTCGTGACCGGGAGCGGCCTGGGCTTCGGCATCACCCGCCTGATCGGCGGCACGAGCTTCAGCCTCGGGCTGATCCTGGTGGTGGTGGCCGGTGCCGAGCTCTTCACGGGAAACAACCTCCTCGCGATGGCCTGGGCGAGCGGACGGATCCGCGCGCGCGAGCTGGTCCGCAGCTGGCTGCTCGTCTACGCGGGAAACGTGATCGGCTGTCTCGGAACGGTCCTGCTCGTGCTCTGGGCGGACGTCGCGAGCCTGGGCGGCGGCGCAGTCGGGGAGACCGCCCTCGAGATCGCTCGAGCCAAGGCGGGTCTCTCGATCGGGGCCGCCTTCGCACGCGGAATTCTCTGCAATGCGCTGGTGTGTCTTGCGGTGTGGCTCGCGATGGGCGGGCGCAGCGTCGCGGATCGGATCCTCGCGATCCTCTTCCCGATCACCGCCTTCGTCGCGATGGGATTCGAGCACTCGATCGCCAACTGGTTCTTCCTGCCCTTCGCCCTCGCGCTCGACGGCCAAGGGTCCGTGTCGTGGATCGGTGTCGGTCGGAATCTAGCGGCCGTGAGCGTGGGGAACGTGGTCGGCGGAACTCTGCTCGTCGCGGGCGTTTACTGGGTCGCCTACCTGTGGAGCGGGGCGGCTCCGAGCGAGCGCAGCTGA